The following proteins are encoded in a genomic region of Glycine max cultivar Williams 82 chromosome 18, Glycine_max_v4.0, whole genome shotgun sequence:
- the LOC100816591 gene encoding cytochrome b561 domain-containing protein precursor, translating to MGVQQKLISFLFHTCLVFIMFSLVSSSQEHHQITSSPSKTKDSNHIKMSPGLQFQITLHGFLLWASMGFLMPVGILAIRLSNREESPKRHRVLFYVHSILQMIAVLLATAGAIMSIKNFNNLFNNSHQRLGVALYGVIWLQVLLGIFRPQRGSKRSVWFFAHWILGTAVTFLGVLNVYLGLGAYHQKTSKGIKIWNILFTVQISLIVFFYLFQEKWVYIQNQGVVLGKEIKAPICQESRPDEKEKVLKGDTC from the exons ATGGGAGTTCAGCAAAAGCTCATTTCTTTCCTCTTTCATACTTGTCTTGTTTTCATTATGTTTTCCCTTGTAAGCTCATCACAAGAGCACCACCAAATTACAAGCAGCCCTTCAAAAACCAAAGATAGCAACCACATTAAG ATGAGTCCTGGACTTCAGTTTCAGATTACATTACATGGCTTTCTCCTGTGGGCTTCAATGGGGTTCTTGATGCCTGTTGGTATACTTGCAATTAGATTGTCAAACAGAGAGGAGAGTCCAAAAAGGCATAGAGTTTTGTTCTATGTTCATTCAATTTTGCAG ATGATTGCGGTGCTACTTGCCACCGCTGGAGCAATCATGtccataaaaaatttcaacaaccTCTTCAACAATAGTCATCAAAGATTAGGAGTTGCACTATATGGTGTTATCTGGCTGCAAGTTTTACTTGGCATTTTTCGACCACAAAG GGGATCCAAAAGAAGTGTGTGGTTCTTTGCACACTGGATACTTGGAACTGCGGTCACATTCCTTGGTGTCCTGAATGTATATCTTGGTTTAGGAGCCTACCACCAAAAAACATCCAAAGGCATAAAAATTTGGAACATACTTTTCACTGTTCAGATATCTTTGATTGTGTTTTTCTACCTTTTCCAAGAAAAATGGGTGTATATACAAAACCAAGGAGTGGTTTTGGGCAAAGAAATAAAGGCTCCCATTTGTCAAGAAAGTCGTCCAGATGAAAAGGAGAAGGTATTGAAGGGTGACACGTGTTGA